In Gossypium raimondii isolate GPD5lz chromosome 12, ASM2569854v1, whole genome shotgun sequence, a single window of DNA contains:
- the LOC105761972 gene encoding glycine-rich cell wall structural protein 2: MEVTREVRGLVLLAVVLMISPCSVDGMDGFERDNGVPGWSNASSSNMVSSENHAFIDNVQEKGTNFSQEIFVQSNGNVHSGGKGGDTGGGGGGGGGNAGGGSGNSNGRGKGKPHWKRKGRGNGGGGGGGDGNGGGGGGGGGGSGGGGGGGNGNGHGQGWGGGNGGGGGGGGGGNGGGGGGGGGNGGGGGGGGGGGSGNGGGGGGGGGGGNGGGGGGGGNGGGGGGGGGGGGWGWGGGNQGRCWIWGCGGSKKSFGGRTSSPILKPNHAH, from the coding sequence ATGGAAGTAACCAGAGAAGTAAGGGGTTTGGTTCTACTTGCGGTGGTGTTGATGATCAGCCCATGTAGCGTTGATGGAATGGATGGGTTTGAGAGAGACAATGGGGTTCCTGGGTGGTCCAATGCTAGTTCCAGCAATATGGTCTCAAGTGAGAACCATGCTTTTATTGATAATGTACAAGAAAAAGGCACGAATTTTTCTCAAGAAATTTTTGTCCAAAGCAACGGTAATGTTCACAGTGGAGGGAAAGGAGGAGACACTGGTGGTGGCGGCGGCGGTGGTGGGGGAAATGCTGGAGGTGGCAGTGGCAATAGCAATGGTAGAGGAAAAGGAAAACCACACTGGAAAAGAAAAGGTAGGGGCAATGGAGGGGGAGGTGGCGGAGGTGACGGAAATGGTGGTGGAGGTGGTGGAGGTGGTGGAGGCAGTGGGGGAGGAGGTGGCGGAGGAAACGGCAATGGTCATGGTCAAGGATGGGGCGGAGGAAATGGAGGGGGAGGAGGCGGGGGAGGGGGTGGGAatggtggaggaggaggaggtggTGGAGGCAATGGTGGTGGGGGAGGTGGAGGAGGCGGGGGAGGGAGTGGGAatggtggaggaggaggaggaggaggggGTGGAGGCAACGGTGGTGGGGGGGGAGGTGGTGGGAAtggaggaggaggaggtggCGGTGGTGGAGGAGGAGGCTGGGGTTGGGGAGGTGGCAACCAGGGTAGATGCTGGATTTGGGGATGTGGTGggtcaaaaaaatcatttggaGGGCGGACTAGTTCTCCCATACTGAAGCCAAACCATGCACATTAA